One genomic region from Mesorhizobium terrae encodes:
- a CDS encoding carbohydrate ABC transporter permease encodes MSAPSQDVATRNGIFVRALIYALLIVFAVYYLLPLYVMLVNSLKPLEEIRQGNMLALPQQWTIAPWLSAWSTAQIGVSPTGLKPYFLNSVMMVVPAVAISTILGALNGYVLTKWRFKGDNIVFGMMLLACFIPFQIVLIPSARILGLLGLAGTVPGLILIHAIYGLGFTTLFFRNYYEAFPTELVRAAQIDGASFFQIFRRILLPSSGPIIVVTVIWQFTNIWNDFLFGSSFSSVDSIPITVALNNLVNSSTGVKEYNVHFAGAILAALPTLIVYIVSGRYFVRGLMAGAVKG; translated from the coding sequence ATGAGCGCCCCCTCCCAGGACGTCGCCACCCGCAACGGCATTTTTGTCCGTGCCCTGATCTACGCCCTGCTGATCGTCTTCGCGGTCTACTATCTTTTGCCGCTCTACGTAATGCTGGTAAACTCGCTGAAGCCGCTGGAGGAGATCCGCCAGGGCAACATGCTGGCGCTGCCGCAGCAATGGACGATCGCGCCATGGCTGTCGGCCTGGTCGACGGCGCAAATCGGCGTCTCGCCGACCGGGCTGAAACCCTATTTCCTGAACTCGGTGATGATGGTGGTGCCCGCGGTGGCGATCTCGACCATCCTCGGTGCATTGAATGGCTACGTGCTGACCAAATGGCGCTTCAAGGGCGACAACATCGTTTTCGGCATGATGCTTCTGGCCTGTTTCATCCCCTTCCAGATCGTGCTGATTCCGTCGGCCCGCATCCTCGGCCTGCTCGGCCTCGCCGGAACGGTGCCGGGCCTGATCCTGATCCACGCCATCTACGGCCTCGGCTTTACCACGCTGTTCTTCCGCAACTACTACGAGGCCTTCCCGACCGAATTGGTGCGGGCGGCGCAGATCGACGGCGCATCCTTCTTCCAGATCTTCCGGCGCATCCTCCTGCCGTCGTCGGGACCGATCATCGTGGTTACCGTGATCTGGCAATTCACCAACATCTGGAACGACTTCCTGTTCGGTTCGTCCTTCTCCAGCGTCGATTCCATTCCCATCACCGTGGCGCTGAACAATCTGGTCAACTCCTCGACGGGCGTGAAGGAATACAACGTCCACTTCGCCGGGGCGATCCTGGCGGCGCTCCCTACCCTCATCGTCTACATCGTCTCCGGACGCTATTTCGTGCGTGGCCTGATGGCCGGCGCCGTGAAAGGCTGA
- a CDS encoding carbohydrate ABC transporter permease, whose translation MADATMTARAAAANPRATLQDLLPKIVLAPSFAVILIFVYGFIAFTAVLSFSGSKLLPDFSTWVGLNNYVRLFNHPNWITALQNLAIFSILYIVVCSVIGLALAIFLDQKIRGEGLLRPIYLYPMALSFIVTGVAWKWFLDPGIGLEHVMQSIGWESFSFRWIKDGKMAIYTIVIAAVWQSSGFVMAMFLAGLRGVDNEIIKAAQIDGASTMTIYRRIIIPLMRPVFLSAFVVLAHLAIKSYDLVVAMTDGGPGTATWTPALFMQKFTFGRNEMGMGAASAIIMMMMIFAIIVPYLYSELGGKKK comes from the coding sequence ATGGCCGACGCCACCATGACCGCGCGTGCTGCTGCAGCGAATCCGCGCGCCACCTTGCAAGACCTCTTGCCGAAGATCGTGCTGGCGCCGAGCTTCGCCGTGATCCTCATCTTCGTTTACGGCTTCATCGCCTTCACGGCCGTGCTCTCTTTCTCGGGTTCGAAGCTCCTGCCGGATTTCTCGACCTGGGTCGGGCTCAATAACTATGTGCGCCTGTTCAACCATCCCAACTGGATCACGGCGCTGCAGAACCTGGCGATCTTCTCGATCCTCTACATCGTCGTCTGCTCGGTGATCGGCCTGGCGCTTGCCATCTTCCTCGACCAGAAAATCCGCGGCGAAGGCCTGCTGCGCCCCATCTATCTTTACCCCATGGCGCTGTCCTTCATCGTCACCGGCGTCGCCTGGAAATGGTTCCTCGACCCCGGCATCGGCCTCGAGCACGTCATGCAGTCGATCGGCTGGGAAAGCTTTTCGTTCCGCTGGATCAAGGACGGCAAGATGGCGATCTACACCATCGTGATTGCTGCCGTCTGGCAGTCGTCCGGCTTTGTCATGGCGATGTTCCTCGCCGGCCTGCGCGGCGTCGACAACGAGATCATCAAGGCCGCCCAGATCGACGGCGCCTCGACCATGACCATCTACCGCCGCATCATCATTCCGCTGATGCGCCCGGTCTTCCTGTCGGCCTTCGTGGTGCTCGCCCACCTTGCCATCAAGTCCTATGACCTCGTGGTGGCGATGACCGATGGCGGCCCGGGTACAGCCACCTGGACGCCGGCGCTGTTCATGCAGAAATTCACCTTCGGCCGCAACGAGATGGGCATGGGCGCGGCCTCGGCGATCATCATGATGATGATGATCTTCGCCATCATCGTGCCCTATCTCTACTCCGAACTCGGGGGGAAGAAGAAATGA
- a CDS encoding ABC transporter substrate-binding protein — MLGSALTVGYTASTYAAGGSVEVLHWWTSGGEAAALDVLKKKLESQGITWKDMPVAGGGGEAAMTALRARVTAGDPPTAVQALGFDITDWAKQGVVGDLGDVANKEGWDKVIPTALQNFAKHDGKWIAAPVNVHSTNWVWISKKALDAAGGKVPENWDELIAVLDKMKANGITPLAHGGQAWQDATIFDAVVLSLGTDFYKAAFIDNDPKALGGDKMVEAFDRMAKLKSYVDKDFSGRDWNLASAMVIEGKAGMQMMGDWAKGEFLKAKQKPGTDFVCIRFPGTQGAVTFNSDMFMMFKVGDDKKAGQLTMASDIESPDFQSSFNVVKGSVPARTDVPDTAFDDCGKKGIKDLAEANSSGKLFGSMAHGYAVPAAVKNAMYDVITRHFNGELDSKAAAKALAEAVAAAKG, encoded by the coding sequence ATGCTCGGCTCGGCGCTTACCGTCGGCTATACCGCATCGACCTATGCCGCTGGCGGCTCGGTCGAAGTGCTGCACTGGTGGACCTCGGGCGGCGAGGCCGCCGCGCTCGACGTCTTGAAGAAGAAGCTGGAAAGCCAGGGTATCACCTGGAAGGACATGCCCGTGGCCGGTGGCGGCGGCGAAGCCGCCATGACCGCGCTGCGCGCCCGTGTCACCGCTGGTGACCCGCCGACCGCCGTGCAGGCGCTAGGCTTCGACATCACTGACTGGGCCAAGCAGGGCGTGGTCGGCGATCTCGGCGATGTGGCCAACAAGGAAGGCTGGGACAAGGTCATCCCGACGGCCCTTCAGAACTTCGCTAAGCACGACGGCAAGTGGATCGCGGCACCCGTCAACGTGCACTCGACCAACTGGGTCTGGATCTCCAAGAAGGCACTCGATGCCGCTGGCGGCAAGGTGCCGGAGAACTGGGACGAACTGATCGCCGTGCTCGACAAGATGAAGGCCAACGGCATCACCCCGCTCGCCCATGGCGGCCAGGCCTGGCAGGACGCCACCATCTTCGACGCAGTCGTGCTCTCGCTCGGCACCGACTTCTACAAGGCCGCGTTTATCGACAACGATCCCAAGGCTCTTGGCGGCGACAAGATGGTCGAGGCTTTCGACCGCATGGCCAAGCTGAAGAGCTATGTCGACAAGGACTTCTCCGGCCGCGACTGGAACCTTGCCTCGGCCATGGTCATCGAAGGCAAGGCCGGCATGCAGATGATGGGCGACTGGGCCAAGGGCGAGTTCCTCAAGGCCAAGCAGAAGCCTGGTACCGACTTCGTCTGCATCCGCTTCCCGGGCACGCAAGGCGCCGTCACCTTCAACTCCGACATGTTCATGATGTTCAAGGTCGGCGACGACAAGAAGGCCGGGCAGCTCACGATGGCATCCGACATCGAGAGCCCGGACTTCCAGTCGTCCTTCAACGTGGTCAAGGGCTCGGTGCCGGCGCGCACCGACGTGCCGGACACCGCCTTCGACGATTGCGGCAAGAAGGGCATCAAGGACCTGGCGGAAGCCAACTCCTCGGGCAAGCTGTTCGGCTCCATGGCTCACGGCTATGCAGTGCCGGCGGCGGTGAAGAACGCCATGTATGACGTCATCACCCGCCACTTCAACGGCGAGCTGGACTCCAAGGCCGCCGCCAAGGCACTGGCTGAAGCAGTTGCCGCCGCGAAGGGCTGA
- a CDS encoding aldehyde dehydrogenase family protein, with protein sequence MNAPLNIKMPSEASVAPKGYKLLIGGKHVDARDGRTLERRSPGHGFVVSRYAQAGEAEVEAAMLAAHKAFESGPWPRMKAAERAALLLKTANLIDSRLEDIARLEALESGKPIAQARGEIAGAADIWRYSAALARTLSGESYANLGDAMLGVVLREPVGVVSIITPWNFPFLIVSQKLPFALAAGCTAVVKPSEMTSASTLLLGDLLMEAGLPDGGVNILAGLGADVGAPMVSHPLAEMVSFTGSTRVGKMTMAAAANSLKKVSMELGGKNGQIVFPDADLEAAADAAVFGGFFNAGECCNAGSRLIVHEAIANDFLEAVKSLTAKVTVGDPLDDRTKVGAMISPDHLGKVTAYVGAASSEGAKLATGGVKLASSAGDYLAPTIVSGVREDMAIAREEVFGPVLSVLTFETIERALHIANNTPYGLSAGVWSADIDTCMSVARGVRSGTVWVNTFMEGYPELPFGGYKQSGLGRELGRRAVEDYTEEKTIQFHRGPRTGWWAS encoded by the coding sequence ATGAATGCCCCGCTGAACATCAAAATGCCCTCTGAGGCCTCGGTCGCGCCGAAGGGTTACAAGCTGCTGATCGGCGGCAAACATGTCGATGCACGCGACGGCCGCACGCTGGAGCGTCGCTCGCCCGGCCACGGCTTTGTCGTTTCGCGGTATGCGCAGGCCGGCGAGGCCGAGGTCGAGGCAGCGATGTTGGCTGCCCACAAGGCTTTCGAGAGCGGGCCGTGGCCACGCATGAAGGCGGCCGAGCGCGCTGCCCTGCTTTTGAAGACCGCCAACCTCATCGACTCCCGGCTGGAAGACATCGCCAGGCTCGAAGCGCTGGAATCCGGCAAGCCGATCGCCCAGGCGCGCGGCGAGATCGCCGGCGCGGCCGACATCTGGCGTTATTCGGCAGCCCTTGCCCGCACGCTTTCCGGCGAGTCCTACGCCAATCTGGGCGACGCCATGCTGGGCGTCGTGCTACGCGAGCCGGTCGGCGTCGTTTCCATCATCACGCCCTGGAACTTCCCTTTCCTCATCGTCAGCCAGAAACTGCCCTTCGCGCTCGCCGCCGGTTGCACCGCGGTGGTCAAGCCCAGCGAAATGACCTCGGCCTCGACCCTTTTGCTCGGCGACCTGCTGATGGAGGCCGGCCTGCCGGACGGCGGCGTCAATATCCTTGCCGGCCTCGGCGCCGATGTCGGCGCGCCGATGGTTTCGCACCCGCTGGCCGAGATGGTCTCCTTCACCGGCTCGACCCGCGTCGGCAAGATGACCATGGCGGCCGCCGCCAATTCGCTGAAGAAGGTGTCGATGGAACTCGGCGGCAAGAACGGCCAGATCGTCTTCCCCGATGCCGATCTCGAGGCCGCGGCGGATGCTGCCGTGTTCGGCGGCTTCTTCAATGCGGGCGAATGCTGCAACGCCGGCTCGCGCCTGATCGTCCATGAAGCGATCGCCAACGACTTCCTCGAAGCCGTGAAATCGCTGACCGCCAAGGTCACCGTCGGCGATCCGCTCGACGACCGCACCAAGGTCGGCGCGATGATCTCGCCGGACCATCTCGGCAAGGTCACCGCCTATGTCGGCGCCGCCTCCAGCGAAGGCGCCAAGTTGGCCACAGGTGGTGTGAAGCTCGCCTCCAGCGCCGGCGATTATCTGGCGCCGACCATCGTCAGCGGCGTCAGGGAAGACATGGCCATCGCCCGCGAGGAAGTGTTCGGACCGGTGCTTTCGGTGCTGACTTTTGAAACGATTGAAAGGGCATTGCATATCGCCAACAACACGCCCTATGGTCTTTCTGCGGGCGTCTGGAGCGCCGATATCGATACCTGCATGTCGGTGGCGCGCGGCGTGCGTTCGGGCACCGTTTGGGTCAACACATTCATGGAAGGCTATCCGGAATTGCCTTTCGGTGGATACAAGCAATCCGGGCTTGGGCGCGAATTGGGCAGGCGCGCCGTCGAGGATTACACCGAGGAAAAAACGATCCAGTTTCATCGCGGCCCGCGCACCGGGTGGTGGGCGAGCTGA
- a CDS encoding enoyl-CoA hydratase/isomerase family protein, with product MAELVTFQAEGAIGIVTLRRPEKFNALDIPMLRALEKALDEAEAAESVRVVLLCGEGKGFCAGGDVDAWAAMSAADFQVQWVRYGHRVFDRLARLRQPTIAVLSGHALGGGLELAAACDFRVAETQAKLGFPETSIGVVPGWSGTQRAVRRFGAQAVRRMALGGEVFAATDALALGIVDRVAATGEALAEAKNWAAKIAERGPLATEAAKLMIAVAEGEETAAATEALASGFIALTKDLKAGVSAFRTKQKPAFSRS from the coding sequence ATGGCTGAACTCGTCACATTCCAGGCTGAAGGCGCGATCGGCATTGTCACGCTGAGGCGGCCCGAAAAATTCAATGCGCTCGATATCCCGATGCTGCGGGCGCTGGAAAAAGCGCTGGACGAAGCTGAGGCTGCCGAAAGCGTGCGCGTCGTGCTCCTGTGCGGTGAAGGCAAGGGTTTCTGCGCCGGCGGCGACGTCGATGCCTGGGCGGCGATGAGCGCCGCCGATTTCCAGGTTCAGTGGGTGCGCTATGGCCATCGTGTCTTCGACCGACTGGCGCGCCTCAGGCAGCCCACCATCGCGGTGTTGTCCGGTCATGCGCTGGGCGGCGGGTTGGAACTTGCCGCCGCGTGCGATTTCCGTGTCGCGGAAACGCAAGCGAAGCTCGGTTTTCCCGAGACCTCGATCGGCGTCGTGCCCGGCTGGTCCGGCACGCAGCGCGCCGTGCGCCGCTTCGGCGCCCAGGCAGTGCGGCGCATGGCGCTGGGTGGCGAGGTCTTTGCGGCGACCGACGCGCTTGCGCTCGGCATTGTCGACCGCGTGGCAGCTACCGGCGAGGCATTGGCAGAAGCTAAAAACTGGGCCGCAAAGATCGCCGAGCGCGGACCGCTGGCCACCGAGGCCGCCAAGCTGATGATCGCCGTTGCCGAAGGCGAGGAAACCGCCGCCGCGACCGAGGCGCTGGCCAGCGGCTTCATCGCGCTGACTAAAGACCTGAAGGCCGGTGTCTCCGCCTTCCGAACCAAACAGAAGCCCGCTTTTTCGCGGAGCTAG
- a CDS encoding acyl CoA:acetate/3-ketoacid CoA transferase, producing the protein MSKLVSASAAARLIKDGMTVSVSSSSGLGCPDLMLKAIGERFEAEGHPRDLTTLHPIAAGDMSGIKGVDYIARKGLLKKIIGGSYPSGPSSAEPPLIWQMIGNEEVAAYNIPSGILFDMHREAAAKRPGVLTKVGLDTFVDPDRQGCAMNARAASEPVLKKVEFEGEDWLYFPAIRPDVAIIRATTADERGNLTYEHEGAYLGGLDQALAARNNGGIVIAQVKRVTKDGSLRPHDVRVPGVLVDYIVIDPDQKQTTQTGYDPAISGEIMRPLGSFRVPEFNVQKVIARRVAQELEAGSAVNLGFGISANVPRILIEEGLHGAVTWVIEQGAVGGVPLLDFAFGCASNADAFMPSPYQFTYFQGAGFDASLLSFLEIDRNGSVNVSKLSFRPHVTAGAGGFVDITARAKKIVFSGMFNAGAKLAVADGRLVIEKDGKLKKLVNEVEHVTFSGRRGVEQGQDVTYITERAVMKLTPQGIVLNEIAPGVDLKAHILDQSEFPLIVSDRLKTMDAALFAEAPIGLSLPQKPARTAGGAHG; encoded by the coding sequence ATGAGCAAGCTCGTCTCCGCCTCAGCCGCTGCGCGATTGATCAAGGACGGCATGACCGTTTCGGTCTCGTCTTCCAGCGGTCTCGGCTGCCCGGACCTGATGCTGAAGGCGATCGGCGAACGTTTCGAGGCGGAAGGCCATCCGCGCGACCTCACCACGCTGCACCCGATCGCCGCCGGCGACATGAGTGGCATCAAGGGCGTTGACTACATCGCAAGAAAGGGCCTGCTGAAGAAGATCATTGGCGGCTCCTATCCTTCCGGGCCGTCCTCCGCCGAACCGCCGCTAATCTGGCAGATGATCGGCAATGAGGAGGTTGCCGCCTACAACATCCCCTCCGGCATCCTCTTCGACATGCATCGCGAGGCCGCCGCCAAGCGTCCCGGCGTCTTGACCAAGGTCGGCCTCGACACTTTCGTCGACCCCGACCGGCAAGGCTGCGCCATGAATGCGCGCGCTGCAAGCGAACCGGTGTTGAAGAAGGTCGAATTCGAAGGCGAGGACTGGCTCTATTTCCCGGCGATCCGGCCGGACGTCGCCATCATCCGCGCCACCACCGCCGACGAGCGCGGCAACCTGACCTACGAGCATGAAGGCGCCTATCTCGGCGGCCTCGACCAGGCGCTCGCCGCCCGCAACAATGGCGGCATCGTCATTGCGCAGGTCAAGCGCGTCACCAAGGACGGTTCGCTGCGCCCGCACGACGTGCGCGTGCCGGGCGTGCTGGTCGACTACATCGTCATCGACCCAGACCAGAAACAGACCACGCAGACTGGCTACGACCCGGCGATCTCCGGCGAGATCATGCGCCCGCTGGGTTCGTTCCGCGTGCCGGAATTCAACGTGCAGAAGGTCATTGCCCGCCGTGTCGCGCAGGAGCTTGAGGCCGGCAGTGCCGTCAATCTCGGCTTCGGCATTTCCGCTAACGTGCCGCGTATCCTGATCGAGGAAGGCCTGCATGGCGCCGTCACCTGGGTGATCGAACAGGGTGCGGTCGGCGGCGTGCCGCTGCTCGACTTCGCCTTCGGCTGCGCCTCCAACGCCGACGCCTTCATGCCCTCGCCTTACCAGTTCACCTACTTTCAGGGCGCCGGTTTCGACGCCTCGCTGCTGTCCTTCCTGGAGATCGACCGGAACGGCTCCGTCAACGTCTCGAAGCTCTCCTTCCGCCCGCATGTGACGGCCGGCGCCGGCGGCTTTGTCGACATCACCGCGCGCGCCAAGAAGATCGTCTTCTCCGGCATGTTTAACGCCGGCGCGAAGCTCGCGGTCGCCGACGGCAGGCTGGTGATCGAGAAGGACGGCAAGCTGAAGAAGCTGGTCAACGAGGTCGAACACGTCACCTTCTCCGGCCGGCGCGGCGTCGAGCAGGGCCAGGACGTCACCTACATAACCGAACGGGCGGTGATGAAGCTGACACCGCAAGGCATCGTGCTGAACGAGATCGCACCGGGCGTCGATCTCAAGGCGCATATCCTCGACCAGTCGGAATTCCCGCTCATCGTCTCCGACAGGCTGAAGACGATGGATGCTGCTCTTTTTGCCGAGGCGCCGATCGGGCTCTCGCTGCCGCAAAAGCCGGCACGGACAGCGGGAGGCGCGCATGGCTGA
- a CDS encoding Gfo/Idh/MocA family protein — protein MTVRWGLIGASTIARQFVIDAIRAQADGEVVAVMSSSPERAAAYARENGIPAAFSSLNALLDADIDAVYISTTNELHLEQAVAAAKAGKHVLCEKPLALTSGDARKILAACKAAGVVLGTNHHLRNAGAHRAMREAIAAGKIGRPVAARVFHSVYLPEHLQGWRITKPEAGGGVVLDITVHDADTLRFVLGEDPVEISAFTQSAGMAGSGLEDGAMCVWRFQSGLIAQSHEGFTTKFAGTGFEVHGTEGSLIARGVMTQKPVGSVTLRTATGEEELSFDREDLYTRSLRAFHAAIRTEGKPSATGEDGVWSLACAEAALASAKTGRAVTIETGLGASA, from the coding sequence ATGACCGTCCGTTGGGGCCTGATCGGCGCGAGCACGATCGCCAGGCAATTCGTGATCGACGCCATCCGCGCGCAAGCCGACGGCGAGGTGGTGGCCGTGATGAGCTCCAGCCCGGAACGCGCGGCAGCCTACGCCAGGGAAAACGGCATTCCTGCCGCCTTCTCCTCGCTCAACGCCCTGCTCGATGCCGATATCGACGCTGTCTATATCTCCACCACCAATGAACTGCATCTGGAACAGGCGGTGGCCGCCGCCAAGGCCGGCAAGCATGTGCTGTGCGAGAAGCCGCTGGCGCTGACCAGCGGCGATGCCCGCAAGATCCTTGCCGCGTGCAAGGCCGCCGGCGTCGTGCTCGGCACCAACCATCATCTGCGCAATGCCGGCGCCCATCGGGCCATGCGAGAGGCCATCGCGGCAGGCAAGATCGGCAGGCCGGTCGCCGCCCGCGTTTTCCACTCGGTCTATCTGCCCGAACATCTGCAGGGCTGGCGCATCACCAAGCCGGAGGCCGGCGGCGGCGTGGTGCTGGATATCACCGTGCATGACGCAGACACGTTGCGCTTCGTGCTCGGCGAAGACCCGGTCGAGATTTCCGCCTTCACCCAGTCGGCCGGCATGGCCGGCAGCGGGCTGGAAGACGGCGCCATGTGCGTGTGGCGCTTCCAGTCGGGCCTCATCGCCCAGAGCCATGAGGGTTTCACCACCAAATTCGCAGGCACCGGTTTCGAGGTGCACGGCACCGAAGGTTCGCTGATCGCCAGGGGTGTGATGACCCAGAAGCCGGTTGGCTCGGTTACCCTGCGCACGGCAACCGGCGAGGAAGAACTCTCCTTCGACCGCGAGGACCTCTACACCCGCTCGCTGCGCGCCTTCCACGCCGCCATCCGCACCGAAGGCAAGCCTTCGGCGACCGGCGAGGACGGCGTCTGGTCGCTCGCCTGCGCCGAGGCAGCGCTGGCCTCGGCGAAGACCGGTCGCGCCGTGACCATCGAGACCGGGCTCGGAGCCTCGGCATGA
- a CDS encoding LacI family DNA-binding transcriptional regulator, which yields MASRAKATILDIAREAGVSKSTVSLVLQGSGLIRPETANRVRKAIEDVGYVYNRGAANLRKAHSNVIGMVINDLTNPFFAELAVGMERVFQSAGIVPFIANTAENPVRQEEVLKSLMEQDVAGLIVSPARGTRPDAFRRLETAGIPVVFAMRRLPESRIPVIAPDNHRGAYLATRHLIAKGHRRLAFLGGSSDLVVYHERLGGFREACEAEGIGPDETAIVEGETSRRGGMACLDAVLALPQPPTGALCFNDAVAFGAMLALRKQGLEPGRDFAVVGFDDVVEAEHYIPALTSVAVDTPGLGERAAHVVLKMIQSRTTRAEDHIGAVNLVVRESCGPNRSHETRIHSPGGAA from the coding sequence ATGGCCAGCCGGGCCAAGGCAACGATTTTGGACATCGCCCGCGAGGCCGGCGTATCCAAGTCGACCGTGTCGCTGGTGCTTCAGGGCAGCGGGCTGATCCGGCCGGAAACGGCGAACCGGGTCCGCAAGGCGATCGAGGATGTCGGTTATGTCTACAACCGCGGCGCCGCCAACCTGCGCAAGGCTCATTCCAACGTCATCGGCATGGTCATCAACGATCTGACCAATCCCTTCTTCGCGGAGCTCGCGGTCGGCATGGAACGCGTTTTCCAGTCGGCGGGCATCGTGCCGTTCATCGCCAACACGGCCGAAAATCCGGTGCGCCAGGAAGAGGTGCTGAAATCGCTGATGGAGCAGGATGTCGCCGGCCTCATCGTGTCGCCGGCGCGTGGCACCCGGCCGGATGCCTTCCGTCGCCTGGAAACGGCGGGCATCCCGGTGGTCTTCGCCATGCGCCGGCTGCCGGAGAGCCGCATCCCGGTAATCGCGCCCGACAACCATCGCGGCGCCTATCTCGCCACGCGCCACCTGATCGCCAAGGGTCACCGCCGCCTCGCCTTCCTCGGCGGCTCGTCCGATCTGGTCGTCTATCACGAACGCCTCGGCGGTTTCCGCGAGGCCTGCGAGGCCGAGGGCATCGGCCCGGACGAAACAGCCATTGTCGAGGGCGAGACCAGCCGTCGTGGCGGCATGGCCTGTCTGGATGCGGTGCTCGCCCTGCCGCAGCCACCGACGGGCGCGCTGTGTTTCAACGACGCGGTCGCCTTCGGCGCAATGCTGGCGCTGCGCAAGCAGGGACTGGAGCCGGGCCGCGATTTCGCCGTCGTCGGTTTCGACGACGTGGTCGAGGCCGAACACTACATTCCGGCGCTGACCAGCGTGGCGGTGGATACGCCCGGCCTTGGCGAGCGCGCCGCCCATGTCGTCCTGAAGATGATCCAGTCCCGCACGACGCGCGCGGAAGACCATATCGGCGCCGTCAATCTGGTGGTACGCGAAAGCTGCGGCCCGAACCGCAGCCACGAGACCCGCATTCATTCGCCGGGAGGTGCGGCATGA
- a CDS encoding dihydrodipicolinate synthase family protein has product MDIILPVEDGRRASYRLIGRPVEAVAGARFPRIAYAAAHVVADPLAMSDPWSKPVVDWDRTMAFRHHLWRLGFRIAEAMDTSQRGMGFDWSSARELIRRSIVEARTVEGADLASGAGTDHLEVRAGLTLDDIIAAYEEQFGFIEGEGGKAIMMASRALAATARSADDYAKVYDRVLSQASGKVILHWLGDMFDPALKGYWGADNFENALDTVVAIIERHAHKVEGIKISLLDADKEVALRNRLPDGVVMFTGDDFNYPELIAGDGHRHSHALLGIFDAIAPVANSALARLAAGDRAGYDALMAPTVPLSRKIFEAPTEYYKAGIVFMAWLNGHQDHFTMVGGMQSARGICHYAEVFRLADQAGLLADPDLAVSRMKSLCAVAGI; this is encoded by the coding sequence ATGGACATCATCTTGCCAGTGGAGGATGGTCGCCGGGCGTCATACCGCCTTATTGGTCGGCCGGTCGAAGCCGTGGCGGGCGCGCGATTTCCGCGCATCGCCTATGCCGCCGCCCATGTCGTCGCCGACCCGCTCGCGATGTCCGATCCCTGGTCGAAACCGGTCGTCGACTGGGACCGCACGATGGCGTTCCGCCATCATCTGTGGCGTCTCGGCTTCCGCATCGCCGAGGCGATGGACACATCCCAGCGCGGCATGGGTTTCGACTGGAGCAGTGCCAGGGAATTGATCCGCCGCTCGATCGTGGAAGCGCGCACGGTGGAGGGTGCCGATCTCGCCTCGGGCGCTGGCACGGATCATCTCGAGGTCCGCGCAGGGCTGACGTTGGACGACATCATTGCTGCCTATGAGGAGCAGTTCGGCTTCATCGAGGGCGAGGGTGGCAAGGCGATCATGATGGCCAGCCGTGCGCTGGCGGCAACTGCAAGAAGCGCGGACGATTACGCAAAAGTTTACGACCGTGTTCTCTCGCAGGCCTCCGGCAAGGTCATCCTGCATTGGCTGGGCGACATGTTCGACCCGGCGCTGAAGGGCTATTGGGGCGCGGACAACTTCGAAAACGCGCTAGATACGGTTGTCGCCATCATCGAGCGCCATGCCCACAAGGTCGAAGGCATCAAGATCTCGCTGCTTGACGCCGACAAGGAGGTCGCGCTGCGCAACCGTCTGCCGGACGGGGTCGTCATGTTCACCGGCGACGATTTCAACTATCCCGAACTGATTGCGGGCGACGGCCACCGTCATTCGCATGCGCTGCTCGGCATCTTCGACGCGATCGCGCCGGTCGCCAATTCAGCGCTTGCCAGATTGGCCGCCGGCGACCGCGCCGGCTATGACGCGCTGATGGCGCCGACGGTGCCTTTGTCGCGCAAGATCTTCGAGGCACCGACCGAATATTACAAGGCCGGCATCGTCTTCATGGCCTGGCTGAACGGTCATCAGGACCATTTCACCATGGTCGGCGGCATGCAGTCGGCGCGCGGCATCTGCCATTATGCCGAGGTGTTCCGGCTGGCCGACCAGGCCGGGCTGCTGGCTGATCCCGATCTTGCTGTCTCGCGCATGAAAAGTCTGTGCGCAGTGGCCGGTATCTGA